The following coding sequences are from one Ursus arctos isolate Adak ecotype North America unplaced genomic scaffold, UrsArc2.0 scaffold_23, whole genome shotgun sequence window:
- the LOC113249981 gene encoding olfactory receptor 10W1-like: MIWGNHSLLMEFVFLAYPSQPELRALSFLGVSLVYTLIISGNVLIIMAIQTEARLHTPMYYFLGSLSGVEVCYTAVVVPHILANTLQSEKTITLLGCAIQMIFLIGLGSADCFLLAVMAYDRYVAICHPLQYPLTMTLTLCGRLVMASVVIGLFLSIQLVAFIFSLPFCRTRTIEHFFCDAPPVMRLVCANSHIHELSVLVAATLAIAIPFFFIATSYVFIVAAVLKIHSAAGRHRAFSTCSSHLSVVLLQYGCCAFMYLRPSSSYYPKQDQFISLVYTLGTPVLNPLIYTLRNSDMKGTLGRLLTRNCLSQNN, from the coding sequence ATGATCTGGGGAAATCACTCACTGTTGATGGAATTTGTGTTCCTGGCCTATCCCTCCCAACCAGAGCTCCGTGCCTTGTCCTTCCTTGGAGTCAGCCTAGTTTATACCTTGATAATCAGTGGGAATGTGCTAATTATAATGGCCATCCAGACAGAAGCCCGCCTACACACACCCATGTACTATTTCCTGGGCAGCCTCTCAGGAGTAGAAGTCTGCTACACGGCTGTGGTGGTgccccacatcctggccaacacccTGCAGTCAGAGAAGACCATCACCCTCCTGGGCTGCGCCATTCAGATGATCTTCCTCATTGGGCTTGGCAGTGCTGATTGCTTCCTCTTGGCcgtcatggcctatgaccgctatgttgCCATTTGCCATCCCTTGCAGTACCCTCTCACCATGACTTTAACTCTCTGTGGCCGTTTGGTCATGGCCTCTGTGGTCATTGGCTTGTTCCTGTCCATACAACTGGTGGCTTTCATCTTCTCTCTGCCATTCTGCCGGACTCGCACTATCGAGCACTTCTTTTGTGATGCCCCACCAGTGATGCGGCTTGTTTGTGCCAACAGCCACATCCATGAGCTGTCAGTGCTCGTGGCAGCCACACTGGCCATTGCCATCCCTTTCTTCTTCATTGCCACCTCCTATGTCTTCATTGTGGCTGCCGTGCTCAAGATCCACTCAGCAGCTGGGCGTCACCgggccttctccacctgctcctcccacctgtCTGTGGTCCTGCTGCAGTACGGCTGCTGTGCCTTCATGTACTTGCGCCCCAGCTCCAGCTACTACCCCAAGCAAGATCAGTTCATCTCACTGGTGTACACACTGGGAACTCCAGTGC